TACGCGGGCGGCACGCAGTCCTGCGAACAGGCCCCGTACCTGACCTATCGCCGCGATCTCCTCAACAACTTGATCGCCGACCATTGGTACGTCGCGCTCCAGGTGCGGGCGGACGCCGCGCTGGTCGCCGGCGGCGACGACGCGTACCGCTGTCAGGTCGAGAAGGCCTTGCCCTGGATGGAGTGGCTGTGGAGTCCGTCTCATTCGGGCTATGCGCCGCGCGCCGACCTCGACGGCGCGAATCCGACGCTCCAGGATGTCTACGCCGACGACAACGCCGTTATCGGGCTGGCCTTCCTCGACATCGCGCGGGTCACGAAGGATCCTCGTATCCGTGCGCGGGCCATGCAGGGCGCGGTCCGCGCCGCGAAGTTCCCGCTGACGGCCGGCCTCTGGGACGGCGAGTTCGGCGGCGGCCTCTGGTGGACAAACCAGCGCGACGGCCTTGGGGAGGGCAAACCGGCTCAGTCGACGGCGCTGTTGGCCTATGTCATGGCCGAGCTGTACGCCGAGACCGGCGACCCGGTCTACCGCCAGCATGCGCTCGACTCGCTGGCGTGGCTGGACCGGTACCTCTGGAGCGAGCACCACCAGCTGTACGCGTACAGCGTGCGCTACTCGCGGCGGAACCCGGGACAGATCGTTAAGACGGACCGCTACTTCGGCTACGACCAGGCGATTGTCATTCAGGCGTTGCTGGCGCTGCACCGCATCGAGCCGGAGGGCACGACCTATCTGGCCCGCGCCCGGCAGATCGCCCGGGCGACCGATCGCCTGTTCTGGCAGCCGGAGCTTGGCGGCTACACTCTCGAAGCCGACGTGCCCGACCAGTACCCGTCGTACAGCGTCTGGATCTCCGAGGCGTTGATCGAGCTGTATCAGGCCGACGGCGACCGGCTCTGGCTGGATCGGGCGCGCGCAAACTACGACACGCTCGAAGCGCGATTTCGCGTCGGCTCGGACGGCGGCTACTATTACCGTCTGTTCCCGTGTCGCGACGAGTTCGCCGTGCTGTGTCGGCCCGGCGAGCAGTACGGACTCGACCGGAACATCTACACGCTGTCACAGGCGATGATGCAGCGCGTGGCTGCGTTGCTCGCCGCCGCGTCGTGACCGCGAACGTAGCCGAGCACAGCGGCACGTGTCGGCGGCCCGCTGCACAGTACCAGAGAAGGTCAGATCGTCGCGGACCAGTGCGACCAGAAGAAGGGGTGACATGAGGAAGATTCGCATCTCGGTGGGGAACGTCGTGCAGACGGCGACCCTGAACGACACGCAGACGGCCGAACTGGTCTGGGATGCCCTCCCGTTCGACATCTCGGGCAGCCGCTGGGGTGACGAGATCTACTTCTCGATCCCCGTCCACACCGGCACCGAGAAGGGACAGGCGACCGTCGGCGCGGGCGACCTCGCCTACTGGGAGCCGGGCAACGCGTTCTGCCTGTTCTGGGGGCCGACTCCGATGAGCCGGGGCAACGAGATCCGACCGGCCAATCCAGTGACGGTGTTCGGAAAGCTCGACGGCAACCCGAAGGAGTTCGACAGCTTCCGCTCGGGTACGCGGGTCAAAGTGGAGCGCGTCGAAGACGCGTAGTGCGCCGTCGCCTCGGTGCCGCGAGCGGTCAGGCGCGCTGAACGTGGCCTTGGCCAGACGAGGCAGAGCGACTGGCGCGGGATTCCCTCTCTGACAGAATTGACATTTCGACAGAATGCGGTTCGTCTCACGTGCTGATGCTCACGGAGGGGACTCACCGAGCCGCGCGCGTTCTGCCGCTCGCTGGCTCCAGCGACACCACGCGACGGTGATGGCGACCGCGAGGAGCAGGAATCCGACGCGGCCGGTCAGCAACACGGCCGGCCCACTCAGGTGCGCCTCGATGGGGTGACCCCAGCTCAGGACGCGCAGCGGGCCGGCCAGCAGGAGCAGGAACACGCTCCAGGCCACGGCGGCCGGCAGCCAGCGTCGTCGGACTGAGCGGCTCGGCGAGCAGAGCGCCAGCCGCAAGGCCGCAACCAGGCCGGGCAACAGCATGAAGAAGTGGTTCAGCTCTGAGAGGGGGCCGAACACGAAGAGCAGGCTCAGCAGCAGTCCGCTCTCGGCGAGCAGGACGAGGCCCGGCTGCTCGACCAGATCCGAGGCAGCCTCGTCTGGGCCAGCAGCCAGCGGACCGAATGGCATCGACCAGCGCCAGACACCGCCGACGACGACGGCAATCGCGGCGTTCGCCAAGGACGCCAGCAACGGACTGACGACCCAGGGTGTGGCGAACGGCGTGTCCGTGAACAGGCGCAGCCACAGGCCCGAGAGCGCGTGATTGTAGGGGAACGCAGCGAAGGCAGGCGACGCTGCGTACCGCGATGCACCTGCCCAGGCGTCGACGAGCGTCAGTCCGCTGCCGAGGCTCGGCAAGAAGGACGCCACGAGGATCAGGGCGCCTGTCATGCACATGCTGACCGTGGCGCGCCACTGCTGCCGCCAGCACAGGAGGAGGAGCAGCACGGCCAGGAACGGTTTCCCTGACGCCGTTAGCCCGAGCAGCAGTCCGGCGGCGACAGGCCGGCCCCTGGCCAGGAGCACCAGGCCGCCGCTGCCCAGCAGGACGAGCAGCAGGTCAAGCTGTCCGTGATAGACGTTGTCGCGCACGGCGTATGCCAGCGTCGCAGCACCCGCCACAAGCCCGACGATGGGCCAGGGGACGGGCTGCCGAAACGCACGCAGCAGCAGCACGAGGCTGGCCAGGAAGCTGACCAGGCAGAACAGCGACCACACGAGGTGTCCGCTCCGACCCGGCAGCGCCAGGGCCAGCGGCGCGACCATCCAGGCCACGGCTGGCGGGTACACGTATCCGTAGAGCACGGCGCCGTCTTCGCCGGGAACCTGGAAGGCATACGGATCGCCGCCCGCCACGAGCGTCAACGCCGCGTGCGCGTACAGGTCGTAGTCGACCCAGACTCCGTCGGGTGGCGTCCCCGCCCAGAGCCGAACGATCCAGGCAAGGCCAGCCACGAGCAGCAGCCCACCCAGCGCGACGGCGGCGTCAACCCGCCAAAGGACTCGCGGCGTCACTATGCGCAGCACCATGCTCCCCCGCGCCCGGATGCTCCTCCACAGCCGAGTGTTCGCATGCATACACGAGCCGTTGGGGCGGCAGGTGCTGCGTACAGGGTCACCGGCCGGCCGGCGTCTGCTGACGGAGCCGGTAGATCGCCACGTCGCCGTAGTTCTTGTGACGGACCACCAGCTCGTAGGTGGCGCGGCGGTCCAACTCGTTGTAGAGCAGCCGTTCGATGCGCCGATCCGTGGCGATCTTCGCATCCGTGATGACGAAGTCGGGCCGCACCTCGTCCAGGAACTGGGCGGCGGACATGCCGTCGGTTCGCTCCAGCCGCTCGTAGACGTAGACATCGACGAACGGGTGCTCCGACATGCCGACCCAGTAGAGCGGCGGGGCGAGGATGCGCGCACCCGGCCCGGCCAGCTCCTTGAGCTGACTGGTGAGCTGGGTGTACTCCTGACCGGCCCGGTAGCGGCGGGCCTGGATGTAGTTGTCCCAGGCCCGGTCTTCCAGCTTCATCGGCCAGATCGCCACGCCGCCGACCAGCAGCGCGAGCAGGGCGGCGCTGGCAGCGGCCGGCAACCATGAGGCCGCGACCACAGGCGTGCCGGCAGTGGGCGCCGGCGACACCGCCTCATGTGGCTGCGCCAGCGACGTGCGACCCACGATCCAGACCGCCGCCCGCTCCAGTACCCGCGCCAGCAGCAGCATGTACAGCGGATAGGTCAGCAGCATGTAGTACTTCGACTTCGTGCTGACGGCCACGATGAAGAACGCGCCGGCGAACAGCAACCCGAGCCAGATCAAGCGGGCCGGGTAGGAGCCGCGAACGGCCATCCACAGGCCGCCGGCCAGGCCGACCAGCACGACGGCCAGCTCCAACGGCTCCTCGCCGAAGTAGTCCTGGTAGCGGGCGATCTCGTTGGTCACCATCGCCGCGAGCTTCGCTGCGATGCCGCCGGTGGCGCGGGCGGCAGGCGGCGCTTTGTCCACGCCGACCCAGTAGCTCAGCCCGCCGACGAAGCCGGCCGGGTCAGGCACGAAGCGGATCAGCAGGTAGTAGCCGACCGCCGCCACGCCGCCGCCGAAGAATGCCCAGAACACCGGCCGGCGCAAGAGATCCCGCCAGCCGAGGCGCAGCAGGAAGGCCAGCCCGACCAGCGGAAAGAACGCGATGCCGTTCGGGTGCGTGTCCACGACCAGCACCAGCAGCAGGCCGGACAGGAACGCGTACACCAGCGGTCGGCGGCGAGCGGAGTCCAGGGCACGCTCGGCCAGCAGCAACGCGCCGAGAACGATGGCAACCACCTGGATGTCCGGCCGCAGCGTGTGGGTAGCGACCAGGAACGGGTTCGAGATGGCCATCAGCGCGGCGGCTGCCAGCCCGACGCGCCGATTCCAGTACCGTCTGCCGACCCAGTAGATCAGCAGCAGGACGAGGCCGCCCCACAGCAGCGAGGTCAGCCGCAGCTGGAAGACACCCAGGCCGAACAGGCGGAAGATCAGCGCGGCGGTCGCGCCCTGCAAGCCGCCATTGCCCCAGGTCGAGAATCCCCGGTGGGCGTTCATCCGTTCGGCGGTGGGGTCCACGCGGGCGGCGGCCCAGAACAGGTTCGCCTCGCGGCCCTCGTCGTTGATGAGCGGCGGCCAGCGGGTCAGGCCGGGCATCAGCACCACGACGTACAGTGCGATGAGCGCGACGACGGCAAGGTCGAACGCGCGGCCGGGATTCGCCGTCAGGGCGCGCGGCAGACGCGCGCTGAGCCGATCTGGCGGGATGCTGTGTGAGCCGCCGGCGGTCGTGGCGGTCGCCATCAGCGGGCGCGCTCCGCCGTGGCCGCGCCGCCCCGCGTGTCGAGGACGACGTACCAGCCGTCGTCGTGCACGACCTTCCAGCTCGACGGAAGGTCAGCCAGAGACAGCGAGTAGGCGGTCACCCGGATCAGCTCAAGGGTGGCCGCGCTCTCCAGACGGATCTCGTTGCGGCCAGCCCGCAGCTGGACGTCGCGCCGAACGTCAGCCCAGGTATCCCGGGGTAGCTCGCTGTCCGCGATGGTGGTGGAGACGCCGTTCACCGTCAGCGTGCCGAGGGCGGCACGGGCCTGATTGCGGCGCTTGGCGCGCAGCACCAGGGTGGCGGTGCGGTCGGTGGGGCTGCTGATCGCCAGCGCGACGCGATTGTCGGGAGAGACGCGCAGGTACTCGTAGTGGTTGGTCTCGACGAGCTGGCCAGTCCCACGCGCGCCTTCCGCCGAGACGAGGCCATCGGCCGGCACATCCACGCCGGCCAGCCGGTCGCCAAGCTGCTTGAGCACCACGTAGCGCGCGGCGTACTTCTCGGCCACGCTGACGAGCGTGGCCGGATCGCCGTTGTAGGCGCGGACGAGATCGTTCGAGCGCTCGGCCTCGCCGAAGCCGGTCATGCGCTGCACGTCGTAGGCGAGCTTGATGGCGGCGGTCGGGTGCAGGTACACGACCTTCTGGCCGGCGTAGTACCAGACGAGCGTCGCCTCGGGGGTCGGCGCGAGGACGGTGCGCGGGCCGTCTCGGCGGGCTTCGGCGGCCAGGAATGGACCGAAGGCGAAGTTGCCGTCCAGCTCCCAGCGCTGATCGGCGAACTCGGGCTGGTTCCAGAATTCGCCCACCCGCTCGGCGGTGCCGATGGACCCCGGGACCGACGCCACCAGGCCGACCGCGACCAGGATTCCGACCGCCAGCGTCGTGCGCGGTTTGAGCGGCCGAAGGATGCCGACGACCAGCGCCATACCGGCCATCAGCATCAGCGGCTGCGATGCGAACTGCCAGAGGCGGCGCGGAAAGAACGTGTCGCCGCCCGGGAAGCCAGTCGGGCGGAAGATCGCCAGCACGACGGGAACCAGGAACCACGTGAGCAGCAGCAGCGCCGCGAGCGAGCGCTCGCGCACCAGCCGCTGCGCGAAGAAGTAGAGGGCGATGGGCGCCAGGATCAGGAAGACGCCGAATTCGGCCGGGAACTCTTCGAGGGCCAGCTTGACCGGCACCCGATAGGCCGGCATGTTGACGCTGAACGAGCCGCTCTGCGCCAGCTCGACCAGCTGCCAGATCCACCAGAAGGCTGAGAGTCCGAGCGCCACGGCGGTCGTGACGATGCTCACGTTCACCATCGGACGGAACAGGTCGCGGCGCAGCAGCAGCACCAGCACAAAGTAGATCGCGATGAGCGGCGCGGCGAAAACGGCGGTCTGGGTGTGGGCCAGGATCATCAGGCCGAAGGCGAGGCCAGCCAGCGCACCGCCCGGCCGCCAGCCATCGACGACGCCTCGGTAGACGCACCCCAGCCCGAGCGGCAGCAGCAGGAAGGCGATGTCGCGCGGGAAGACCGGGAAGAAGTTGTGCTGTCCGACGAACAGCGCGTCCACCCAGACCCGATCTTCGGTAGTCTTGATCGCCCCTGCAAACGTCGAGAAGAACGCGCCAACCAGCGCCGACGGCCGGTCCAGGCCAAGGA
This genomic stretch from Chloroflexota bacterium harbors:
- a CDS encoding AGE family epimerase/isomerase, translating into MIAWLSRGRGILVEFGAMARGRWLGIGFLVVGIALMAYAAAPLVTSRAADARVYYRGLALQTQAYTWRHLAYAGGTQSCEQAPYLTYRRDLLNNLIADHWYVALQVRADAALVAGGDDAYRCQVEKALPWMEWLWSPSHSGYAPRADLDGANPTLQDVYADDNAVIGLAFLDIARVTKDPRIRARAMQGAVRAAKFPLTAGLWDGEFGGGLWWTNQRDGLGEGKPAQSTALLAYVMAELYAETGDPVYRQHALDSLAWLDRYLWSEHHQLYAYSVRYSRRNPGQIVKTDRYFGYDQAIVIQALLALHRIEPEGTTYLARARQIARATDRLFWQPELGGYTLEADVPDQYPSYSVWISEALIELYQADGDRLWLDRARANYDTLEARFRVGSDGGYYYRLFPCRDEFAVLCRPGEQYGLDRNIYTLSQAMMQRVAALLAAAS
- a CDS encoding DUF2029 domain-containing protein, whose amino-acid sequence is MVLRIVTPRVLWRVDAAVALGGLLLVAGLAWIVRLWAGTPPDGVWVDYDLYAHAALTLVAGGDPYAFQVPGEDGAVLYGYVYPPAVAWMVAPLALALPGRSGHLVWSLFCLVSFLASLVLLLRAFRQPVPWPIVGLVAGAATLAYAVRDNVYHGQLDLLLVLLGSGGLVLLARGRPVAAGLLLGLTASGKPFLAVLLLLLCWRQQWRATVSMCMTGALILVASFLPSLGSGLTLVDAWAGASRYAASPAFAAFPYNHALSGLWLRLFTDTPFATPWVVSPLLASLANAAIAVVVGGVWRWSMPFGPLAAGPDEAASDLVEQPGLVLLAESGLLLSLLFVFGPLSELNHFFMLLPGLVAALRLALCSPSRSVRRRWLPAAVAWSVFLLLLAGPLRVLSWGHPIEAHLSGPAVLLTGRVGFLLLAVAITVAWCRWSQRAAERARLGESPP
- a CDS encoding glycosyltransferase family 39 protein gives rise to the protein MATATTAGGSHSIPPDRLSARLPRALTANPGRAFDLAVVALIALYVVVLMPGLTRWPPLINDEGREANLFWAAARVDPTAERMNAHRGFSTWGNGGLQGATAALIFRLFGLGVFQLRLTSLLWGGLVLLLIYWVGRRYWNRRVGLAAAALMAISNPFLVATHTLRPDIQVVAIVLGALLLAERALDSARRRPLVYAFLSGLLLVLVVDTHPNGIAFFPLVGLAFLLRLGWRDLLRRPVFWAFFGGGVAAVGYYLLIRFVPDPAGFVGGLSYWVGVDKAPPAARATGGIAAKLAAMVTNEIARYQDYFGEEPLELAVVLVGLAGGLWMAVRGSYPARLIWLGLLFAGAFFIVAVSTKSKYYMLLTYPLYMLLLARVLERAAVWIVGRTSLAQPHEAVSPAPTAGTPVVAASWLPAAASAALLALLVGGVAIWPMKLEDRAWDNYIQARRYRAGQEYTQLTSQLKELAGPGARILAPPLYWVGMSEHPFVDVYVYERLERTDGMSAAQFLDEVRPDFVITDAKIATDRRIERLLYNELDRRATYELVVRHKNYGDVAIYRLRQQTPAGR